The sequence tttccagtcctctgagatctctcccatcctccatgagttctcaaagataatcactaatggctcggagagctcttcagccagttccttaagtattctaggatgtattttgtcaggccctgccaacttgacaTCGAACTCGTCCAGCTTGGTCTatgctgaagtgctacagtggcctAGTTGCAGGggtgcagctgagctgctgtaaCATTTTAAGGGTAGACGTAtcctaagtaattcttaactttttctttctctattttagcccGAGATCCTAcaccatttacactgatgtttcTTGTGTTAGTTGTCCGATGactgctaacctttttggtgaaaactgaagcaaaagaacctaaagaagagctctgtgtagcttgaaagcttttctctcgCCAAAAGAAGTTGgtttaataaaagatattacttcacctgccttgtctctcttatatcctgggaccaacagggctttAACACTGCATGAAACAAAAAAAGGCACTTAACACTTcggccattgctgcattttcatGCTAAGTTTGAAGGTACCTTTTTCACTTTAAACATCTGAAATGTAAAGTGAATCTAGTGCTGGAGAAAGGTGCCAGTTTCACAGCCTTGAATAATTGAAGTCCTCCGTTTTTCCACTCAACTTTCTAGAAAACATCTCATACTGAGAGCTAACTTTAATAGCAGTGGTGGCATCTGGTCAATtaggaaacaaaaaaattataattaattcTTATTATAACAATCCATAGCCCACTAACAACCCCCATCCCAACTTCTTATGCTAAACAgactgttccaccttgtatttagctgtgacactctgtgtatatctacactgcaattaaaaacccaggactggcctgtgctagctgactCTGGATCACACGAAGTGGGTATTTAATTGCTGTGTACATgcatgggctggagcccgggctctaggaccctgtgaggtggcaGGGTGCCGGAGCTCAGGATGCAGCCCAAGCCGGAATGTCTACACtccagttaaacagccccttagcccaagcacTGTGAGcacgagtcagctggcatggacccgccatgggtttttaattgcccTGTAgatgtacatttcccagacctcgGGAAGAGCTCCTGTGTaaccttgaaagcttgtctctctcaccaactgaagttggtccaataaaatatattaactcacccaccttgtctctagaACTAATTTATATCAATCTTTGCAGGCAGCTTTCCTAACAAAAAAGTGTCCATATGTGACATCCTGGGAACAGGATGTGGCTAGACAAATTACTCCAGAGGAATGGGGTTTCATCTGGAAGAGGACCAGCAACATCAGTAGGTagcacaataaaagaaaatgtctttAAGATACTGTCAATGGCACCTTGCACTAGTCAGGTTAAAATAGAGAGAGGGATTGAATGGGGATAAATGGTGAAGAAATTGTGGTGAAAAAGAAGATTTTAATGCTTATATGGTGGATATGTCCAGTCTTTAAAGAGTATTGGGTTGCAGTCTGTAACAAAATACCACAAATTGTTAGATGTTTATTACCAAATGATCCGCTGGCAATGCACCTTGGGCTTCTTATTGGAAATGGTCAGACACAAAGAGGAAAAAGAATTAATCTCTCATCTTCTAGCAAATGCTCAGCTATTGGTAGCCTTTCACAGGAAAAATAGCTCAACTATAGAGGAATGGCTTAAataaaaagggggtggggttgTGGTTATGGAAAAATGAACACACCAATTACATACCCAGCAAAATGGACAGAGGACAAATAGATACGTAGATATTTGGTTACCTTTTATTCAATACTCAAAGTGCGTtcactttcaaaaacaaaactacacctgtccagttttttaaatgttaatatttgatATTCAACAGACCTAGTATGTCTATGTGTAATCAGAGAGTTCactccatttcatagaatcactAGAAACAACTTTGGGGTTTTAATGATGCTAACTCTGTAATTTGGCAACACCCTGTTAAATAGGAAGCTCTGATGATGACTGTAGTCCTGTATAATatctctttaaacaaaagctcactgccatataaatatcagaaacaatCATTACAACAAAGATTTCTAAACATGTGagaacttcctaaataaataaagggttgggttttttttgttttttttttcagtgcagcATGAGCAGTAGCAGAACAAGCTTTGCCTATGCTGCCCACTGCCAGGGGGACCTGAAAGGATGACCGCCAGGGGTTGGAGAGGAGTGCAGTCTGTGCCCCATTTACTTTCAGCTGTAAACAATCAGCAATGTGCCATCTGTGGGGCTGGCTTTGGGGAAGTGGACACCTGTCTTGCTGGGAATTGCACTGATATACCCCAACTCATTACCCACCAGTCACAGAACAGCTATCAACTCTTAAAAGCTTTTTGATCACTACTGCTGTCATTTCATTAGGAATCCTGTCATCACCTTCAAGCTTCTCTTTGCCTTTAAGACTGTTCACAAATCTGCTCCTTTGTTCTCATCTCTTATCACATCTAGCTTCCATTTCATAGATTCTAGGGCCAGAAAGaatcactgtgatcatttagtctgctTCTTGCACAAATGGCTCCATGCTTTCTTTCAGGATGCCCCTTGTGCATAAAATGCTGTCTTTGAATGAATCTATAAGGCCACTAATCTCTCCTCCTTCCTGTCCCTCCTCCAGAGCCACTTCTGCTGTGATATTTACAAGAAATCAGCAGGGCtaggggtgtagtgcttggggatTAGCTGGTTTTTATAAACACTTAGATGATTTAGAACCACTGTGTTGTGCAATTGCTAATCTGTGTAATTATGTGATTTTATTGTTTCTTACATCTCCCCCTCACATTTCCCTTCTGTTTGTTACTCACATGTCGCATCTTGTATAGAATAGAATGTAAGTACTTCAAGGTAAGCGCTGTGTCTTCCTATacatttgcacagtgcctagcaggagggggcctgattTCATTTGGGGACATTGGGCATTACCAAAATCCAGGAAAAGAGAAATGCAGGCCTTGTTTTGGAATGTTTTAATCAGCAAGGAATCTCAGGGGTCAGCTGTAGAGCTTGTCGAAAATTTTTCAATGGGCTATTGTCCCATGGGAAAATGCTGATTTACTGCTGTTGAAATGTTCCCTGGGAACATGTGAATTGTTTCAGATCTTCCTCAGAACATAGGCAGGTTTCAAAACCAGCATGGATTTTTGCCATCCTTAGTAGCCTCAGTGGTGGACTGCCCTGGAGTTGAGACTCTTGGGCATCCAGGCCCGATGGCTGCACAGCAAGGCgtctgggagccagggctgagcCGAGAGCTTCAGAGCTTTGGCTTCTAAGAAGATTTTGATTAgaaattttctaaatgaaatgttcaggttatttcaaaatgtttttttcagaattacccttctgcaggaaatttcaaagttgctacttttcattttgaaacagtgACTCTCTCCAAAAATGTTGGAATTTCTCACAGAAAGGGGCATTCTGACTTTCAAACAACTCTGGTTAGGAATTGATGGGGTTGTCACTTGAGGCATATGCATAGGGATAATGTCTCCACAGAATTCGCTGGGAGTTATGTACATAGGTGTGGCTGACACTGCTGTCAGTTGATAAGTGCATGGTTACCTGATTCATTCCCAGCACAGCTGATAATTGTGGGCAGTTGAGTTTTCATTCGTGATTGTCACAAGGCTCAAAAAAGACCAGTTATGGTCTGTCTGGTGAACTAGTTGCCAGTGCAAAGTATGGCCTGCAGGAGGCCTGTGTTCAATTTCTGGCCTCAGTCTCCCATTGTGTGGACTAGATGCCTATTtggaaaaatgagagagaagagaagagagaatgtTGACTTGGCCTTGGGTTAGTCACCTGGATGGATAATTATCTAATAAGTATGGAGTGTATATTATCAGTAAAGAATGACTTTCCTCTGAGAGCACCACAACACAGCTCTGGGAATGCTGGCTGTGCACTGGAAGGGGTGAAGTTTTAGTCTGGACAGCAGTTACAAACCAGATGCACCTGCACAGCAAAGCTGGCCACCAGAAGGGGGCACTGCTAGGTGGACACATCTCCCCAAGTGTTTGATCACCAGTGGGCAGGCATAAGGCAACTGGACTTGAACAGAAGCATTTGTGACTTTGAGAGAAGGTGCTTACTGCATCTTTCAATGCTTCTCTTTCTGAGTTTTATTTCGTAAGGCcccagaacattttgaaaagaCATTTTGGAACTTACTGGAAAGAAAGACCTGAGTATGCAGACATCACTGGGGGTGTGGGAGTTCTCAACCAACAGAATGCAAACACAGCTCCTACAGAGTGGGGGGAAAGTTAGAAAGGCTTGTGGAAATGACTTTAGAAAAACCTCAGCCCTGGACTGTGTCCTCCCTTCTACTAGGTGGTGAGGACTCCCCGactcttctcctctccagacaGTGGTAGCTCCCTGTGGCTTGTCTTCCCTGGATAGGAGTAGTTCCTCTAATCCTTCTCATAGCTCCTGTCGTCCCTCAGACACTGTCCTGGCCTCCCCACACTCCATCTCCGACTCCTACCTCTAACTAGtgggtgtatatatatctatatatatatatcagtttGCTCTTCAAATCATGTGAAAATGGAGGAATGATATGAAAACTTATTGGCCCAGGTGTCTCAGCTGTGCTGAAAAGGAACCAAGTAACAGCACATTGAATAACTGCTGGCAGTTCCCCTGATCACCCTCAGGAACATTAGTGACATGCACTGCATTGAAGCTCTCATGGATGTTACACCTACACATGTCTCAGGCTACAACCCTATTGCCCTCTGATCCTCAGAGTTTCTTGGCTGATTAAATCATTCTTAGGTTGGGGTCTGAATGGCTCAGAGAATTTTCGAATGACTTTGTAGTCCTTCACTTGTAGGTCAACCAGTTTGATATTGACCCAAAGTCTGTAGCACCTGAAGGCTGGTCAGTGGCCTTATGTAAAATGAGTTAGTGGGAGGCACGGTGTGCCTTTGCAGGTATCCTGCCCGCAGCTCCCTCTGGCTTCTTGGAATAATTTGTTCCCATGCCAGAATACTTAAAGTAAGATCCCCCTAGTTGGTATAATTTATTAAGTCTTATTGGCACTTTGTTCACCCAGTTCCAAACCTTGTTCCCTGTAAATCAGGAGTCCTACAGCCATCCTTCTTTGGCTTGTGCTGTGATTAAAGCAGGGGTTTTTCTCCATGACTGAGGAGTCCCACGGCCTTCCTGCTGGGGGCCTATACTGTGATTAGAGCCAGTTTCCAGCTCTACTTCACAAAGCACCTCTTCTCTCCTTTGGTTCCGGGGCCTCACAGCCCTCCTGGGGCTCTGCTTAGCAGACAGGCTGTCTCCTTTCTGAGCTGTCTGTCTTTTCTGCTCCTTTTAGCTTTCTGGGAGCCTCTCTTTTCTCTAGGTCTGGACTGAGTTTTAAGCACATGACCTACCTGTTATGTCGCTACACTAATTTTTCCCACCTGAGGAGGAGGGTTGAATGAGTCATAGGTGAGGCTGGACCCATTACCTCATAAaagggccagtcaccctgtgacagtgAGTCTCAGTTCATTGCCTAGTGGGACAGGTGCGCACTTCACAAAAAACATCATGACAGTGGGCGCTGGTTGGTCATCTTAATGGCTCTCATATAAGAGTGAGTGGGCCATGGGCACTCATCTGTCTTCCATATGTTCAGTACTACCCCGATCCTTCTCCTTTCTCAGAAACAAATAGCAGAAtaacctcctctccccacaatAATTTTCCTTCCCTTTATGCCATTTTTAGGTAAATCTCTTCCCTCTGTCCATTATTTGGCTGCCTTTTCTCCTTTGGAAGTCTTCCTTCTCTCACTCACCTCCTGTGCAATTTCATACTGTATAGAGAGAGGCATCATGTTACAGAGCAGGGCGGTTTtacgctctctctctctatggcATTGGTAAGACCACAGCTTATATTCTGCAGTCAGTTCTGGGCATCTTGTACCATAAAGCTGTCCAGTTCAGAGGGCGCCTGAGGAAGGAAGTTAGAAAGCAGCATCTGAACAAGGGACTGGAGAAACTGATTTGTAAGGATTAGACTTTTAAAAACTGAACTGGTAAGATTCATTTCTGGTATAACTCtactcaagtcaatggagttacaccaggatgAACTTAGGACAATGTGTATAGCTTGGCTAAGTAGTGATTAAGACATGATAAATCTCCACAGATATTTGAAGGATGTAATAGTaattgttggggggaggggtgttgaaCTTGTTCAGGGTGATGAAGAAGTTATTCCCTTTTGAAACCTTTTTCTCCACCCTCATGTCTATTCCTGTAACTTACACTCCAGTATACAGACACAGAGTCCTTGTTCCAAACCCCCACTCAGCATGACTAACTATATCTCTACTCTCAACTTTCCTTTTTATTCTCACCCTTTATGCTTCCTGTCCAGAAGCCAAATCTGAATGTATTTCAGTAGATCTCTTGTGCCTTTTGACTGTAAATCAGGCAATTCTGTATTATATCAAATGCTTCCCTGAATCCCAGATATCTTATGTCTGCCAGTTCCTTAATGTACAGCAACGGTTCAGTTGAACGGGACAGGTGTAACAGCTGAGAACACTCCTCTTTGTTCCTCTCACTAGCCAGTTTACAGAGCACCCTCAAATCCCTGTTTGCTAAACTGAGATTTCTGGGGGCATGAACCATGGAGGGCACCATAAGGGTCTAAGATTATTTCAATACCTTACTTTCCTCATCTGTCCCACATTGCCTGGGATTCAGCAAGGGGGAAGAGGGGTCAGTGCTACTTCTTTCAGAACTAAAGGACTTTTTCCTCCTGTATTTTTCATAGTAATACTTATTTCCAGTAAGCTGATTTGTAGTCACGCTACCCTTCATCTCCCTCATTACCACTGAGCACCAGCTCGATCCAAGTCCTCCTGGTAGGGCAGTGTCCAGGAAACCTGcggtgctgctgcctgattgccaGCCTCTTAGTCACCAATCTGTCAGCTTTCACCAGCTCTGGTTTTGCATCTCTGGTTAATCCTGTCCTCAAAAGGGATATGTCTCATTTCTTGACTTCCCTCTTGTCGATGTTGTTAATTTACTCGTATTCCTCCCAATGAGATGAGACCCAGTGATGTCCTTATTGATTTCAGCCTGTCTTTATTCCTTTCAGAGTTCCGGCTGGGGATTGTGTGGAATGATGGCTGCTGCGGAACCCCTGACTGCCTTCTCACGGTGGTACCTCTATGCCATTCATGGCTATTTCTGTGAGGTGATGTTTACGGCTGCCTGGGAGTTTGTGGTCAACTTTAACTGGAAGTTCCCAGGTGTCACCAGTGTCTGGGCGCTCTTCATCTATGGCACCTCCATCCTCATCGTGGAGAAGATGTACCTGTATCTGAAAGACAAGTGTAACATTTTAGTGCGATGCCTCATTTACACCCTCTGGACATACCTTTGGGAGTTCACCACTGGCTTCATCCTGCGCCAGTTTAATGCCTGCCCTTGGGACTATTCACAGTTTGATTTTGACTTCATGGGCCTGATCACCCTAGAGTATGCCATCCCATGGTTCTGTGCTGCATTCATCATGGAGCAGCTGGTTATCAGGAACACCTTGCGCTTGCGATTTGATGAAAATGCTGAGCCAGGGGACCCCAGCACCACAATCGCCTTGGCCAATGGCCATGTCAAAACCAATTGAACAATAACCCAACGCCACACTTAAAGTGAGAGAGCCCGCCCACATCCCAGACTGGTCTCAAAGACTGATACATCCTGTATGATACACAATCCCCTTTATGATGGGGTCATGCATGGGATATAGCAGAATAAAAATGGAACCAATAGATTTTCTATGGATTTTACATTTTTGGCCACAAGAAGCAGTGTCAGCTACTTCTTGGTTAGGTAGTTTCTGACTTTTAACTTATTATGGGAAAAAAAGGCCTGTAAGCTGCATTTTACTGTATGTGGAGAAATGAGAGAAAATGCTACAGTTGAAATGTatacaaaaaacaaactagtGGATGGGCATAGACACTCCGGCTAAATTAGTGATTTGGCTTACTCCATTAGGCAATATTCAGGTGCTTGCTTGCAACCAATACCTCCCATGGGACCTGAGATGCTGCAGGATCAAGGAAAATCCATCTGCTGTTGAGAACGACCCAACAGTGGTGCTCTACTGGGGAGGTAGACAGCGCCCCCTCTTTTGGTTTCCCTGACCTTCCCCTGAGGTTCTTTATTGCACCATGGTATGTTATGGTGCTGGACATCTTGCTGGATTTATATGAAACTTGTACTTTTTGAATTCTCAGTCCTGATACTCACTCGAGAGTTTTCCCCActcctttttataaataaaaggcCTTTTCTGCCGGGTGAATTCCACCATACTCTGTGCAATCCGAATCACGGCAAAGTGGCCAAAGAGAGAAAAAGCTGAAGTCTTCCCCTCACAGTGGAACTCATCACAAGGGCTGCTCCAGGCTCCAGCTCCATTTCCAACCAGGCAAACCCAATGGAGATGCCACCTGGGGTCTTCTGCCTTCCTTCCCAGGGATTTCTCTGTCACTAAGGATGCTGATGACTTAATTCTGACTGCAGCCCCTTGCACTGCCTGATGTCAGAGTCCTCATTTGACTAAGGCAGCAACCAGGAATCAGTCGGAGTCCTCTGGAACAGACTCTATCGCCTGTGTCTATTTCCTCCTGCACCAGTTGATCTTGTCTCAGCTTGGTCCAGTGTTCTCCTCCGAGTACTGactttatttttccttcccaGATGCTATTTTAAACTAAGTACAGCAAACCCTCTCCATAAAGCTGATTTGGGGCAGCACAGGATGTGCCTGAGTGCCCAATAACAGGGAGTATGCTAAAAAAGAAAGTTTCTAAGGAGCACAGTAGGACTATTCCTCGATTTCCTCCAGTTGAGGATGGGGTTGGGTTGCgagaggggcagcagaggggcaGCAGGGAGATGGAAGGGCTGCAAGGTACTGTTGCTCTATTTTAGAGCTATCTCAGCTAGAGAGAGTTTCAAATTTAGCCACTTGGGAACAAtcctgaggctgtgggggaggtggTGGCATGAAAGATGCATAGCTCTGGCAGCCACAGATTAATTGTCCTGAGGACTCTTCTTGGCTGCTGGCATAAGCAACAAGGATGCACTGTACCACATGTTAGTCTTCTCTCACTCAGAGCTTTATGAGGAGGGTGTGCTGTAAATAGGTATATGAGGCCTGATTAATTCCAGGtgtcattccactgaagtcagtggcattgtaccagcaatgaatttggttcaagatgtgaatgtgtgtgtgattgtggAATCTAGCTTTTCTGTTGTGTTGGGAATGGCTGAATTATTACCATGTTGGTCCATGACTGTTCTCTTTAGCCAGTACTCAGCTCATAAATCTGCCCATTGGTCTGTGGAATTCCATTCCAGAGGGAAAAGAAACTCTGTTGCTATCAATGGAATTGTTTGTTGgtaatgctgctgcttctgaacAAGAATCAACACACACAGTGTTAATTTTTTCTGTACTGCACAGAGTGCAATTGTTTTATTCCTCCCTATGCCCCATTTCACATGACATCCTTTGCCGGCAACGGACATGTGAAAGCAGTGGAAACAAGGAGTTAATCAGCTCTGTCCTGTGGTATGCAATGCCTCCGGAAATACCCAGAACATAGAGAGAGGTATTAGTATTCCCTTTTTGTAGTTCATTAAAttaaaccaacaaacaaaaaacagaaaacagaaacGTGTTTTCCATGCTCTGATGCCACTACCATGAAATCAAAGAAATAATAGGTTCACTTTATCAGCCAGGTAAATGATGGTTTCAAATATTTAGATCTCGGCAAAATAATCACTTTGGGTATACAAATAGCATACGGGGGCAATTCATAGGCAGTAGAGTCAGATAttagggggtggggtgagggagaggaggTGCAGACAGGAACTGAGACATGCCTATCCATTGTGACCGTTGCATTCATGAAGAGAATGTGTGAGGGTGACTAACGTCAGTGTCTAAATCCAAGGACCCTTCTCGCTGCCCAGTTGAACTCTGGTGTAGCACTGCCTTCCATGCAGCATGCAATGTCTGCGTCAGGCCACGCCCTCACTTTGGAGCAGGTTGACCTGGAACTGTGCCGTTACAGAAACATTAAGAAGGTTTAAGTGGCTTAGTGAATTGGCAGCACAACCAGTGACCGCACAGTTATGACTCCGTGGTGGGGGCAGCTATCCACGGTGGTGACCAGCACCTCAATCATGTGTTCTTTGGCTTTAGAAACTCCCCAAGTGCAACTGTTCTTGCACAGCCACATAACAATCAGTGGTTCACTTAAGGAACGGTCCCTGAGTGGCCTTTTACATGTGGTTATATCATGCAAATCAGACCCAGTTGCCCCCAAGTTACCACTGTGGCACCTATTCAAGCTTATTTTTCACCAATGACTGACAAATACCGCTCAGCTCGTGCATCCTCATGGGGCTCTAATTTACCCACAGAAGTGCACTTTACTTGCAGTTTGCACAGCAGGAACTGAATTGGACCCAGTACATTATTAAATCACTGTGTAgcatccactggatcactctccCGCTATTACTGGGTACCCTTGCACCTTCCAACAAAGACACCATTGGCCACATTTCCAAAAGTGCTGAGTGCTCTACAGTTCCTGTTTTCAATGGCACCtgctaggtgctgagcacttctgaaaagctgGCTATGTATCTGCTGCTACACCATGCAGGTCTCATTTCTCTTTCTGAAGAGCAATGCGGCTGCAGTCAGAGATTTAATCTCCCCTTTAATACAAGTGAATACTACTGATAACATTTTACAACAAGGGCGCCCAAACTGCATGACAGCGAGGCCCACATTAGCAGCTCCTCAGGAACCTGGGAGCTATACCTAATTTGCAGAGACATTTACcaacaccctccccctcccctccccccacaaaggCCTAATATTTGCTTGTACATGTATCTTCTTCAATAGATTAAAATTGCCTGTTTGAGTTCACCAGCAATAAAAACTTGTGATTTATCAGCTTTGTCCTCACTCTGCAGCTATTGGGAGAGGGTGGCCCAGAGCTGCATTTTTGGATACGATGGGCCACATTTAGCCCTTGGGCTTCACTCTGGGCACCTCTATCTTATCTTTcaaagcacctttcatcccaaagaatcCCCAAGCACGTCACAAAATATAGACACTGGTGCCTTGTGCACGTGATCGTTCCTGCTTCCAAGAACTTGCCAGTGCAGAACGGCTGATATTAAAGCCAAGTTAGCTAAACTGTTTAATTTCAGCATTATGATCTAGATGCAGGGATACCAATGTACCAGGTTCTGGTAAGTCTTCCCACTGCTTCTGGTCTAagtctgttttgtaattgaaatcctcCTTGCATAGAGATAATCCTGTCAAGGC comes from Lepidochelys kempii isolate rLepKem1 chromosome 6, rLepKem1.hap2, whole genome shotgun sequence and encodes:
- the TMEM229B gene encoding transmembrane protein 229B isoform X1 — protein: MLRVSVTGTFNLQPPPPRAIHGGEEDNARLSGGGGRGRSEAERGRSSCPGALSPHLRQANWEQPLQWDLASKMLWGAWKLSLSREVSKSSGWGLCGMMAAAEPLTAFSRWYLYAIHGYFCEVMFTAAWEFVVNFNWKFPGVTSVWALFIYGTSILIVEKMYLYLKDKCNILVRCLIYTLWTYLWEFTTGFILRQFNACPWDYSQFDFDFMGLITLEYAIPWFCAAFIMEQLVIRNTLRLRFDENAEPGDPSTTIALANGHVKTN
- the TMEM229B gene encoding transmembrane protein 229B isoform X2; amino-acid sequence: MMAAAEPLTAFSRWYLYAIHGYFCEVMFTAAWEFVVNFNWKFPGVTSVWALFIYGTSILIVEKMYLYLKDKCNILVRCLIYTLWTYLWEFTTGFILRQFNACPWDYSQFDFDFMGLITLEYAIPWFCAAFIMEQLVIRNTLRLRFDENAEPGDPSTTIALANGHVKTN